From Halalkalicoccus subterraneus, one genomic window encodes:
- a CDS encoding NUDIX domain-containing protein, with protein sequence REYLLLKSRPGDWEFPKGGVEGEEELQQTAIREVKEEAGIEDFRLLDGFRDEYDYVFQANGQTIHKTVHLFIAKSFEASAELSTEHRDLQWRDYEQAVNTITQDGPRDILEDAHEFLDEGGY encoded by the coding sequence CGCGAGTACCTCCTCCTCAAGAGCCGCCCGGGGGACTGGGAGTTCCCCAAGGGCGGGGTTGAGGGCGAGGAGGAACTCCAACAGACCGCGATACGCGAAGTGAAAGAGGAAGCGGGCATCGAGGACTTCCGACTGCTCGACGGGTTTCGAGACGAGTATGACTACGTCTTTCAGGCCAACGGCCAGACGATCCACAAGACGGTCCACCTGTTCATCGCCAAGTCCTTCGAGGCCTCGGCCGAGCTTTCGACGGAACACCGCGACCTGCAGTGGCGCGACTACGAACAAGCGGTGAACACCATCACACAGGACGGCCCGCGCGACATCCTCGAAGACGCCCACGAGTTCCTCGACGAGGGCGGCTACTGA
- a CDS encoding DUF5787 family protein has protein sequence MTCERIDHEFGFELRVCRWVERRWPPEGGRRVPVVVSRQLGTRDRRWDTIVLEVDSEGLERRSRFGRERLDSDLLFVVRNAPAEWSYYRDVLPDPGYPWRYVRESIHEADERGILDTRKRSNRIEIRRRFEYPDWLSRVIAIENKPDLDASAARALSDQLERDVAMALADEVWVATRATGERVEPALLEDLPVEVGILVFSEGEASVRWHPRRLPPEKPGTRITERPSGGDHDRSAARFEYVSSKWKADKRLAIAERAYERGWRSYVDTMRPDCRQFEGRIDSGALVPHCAAKCHEPTAVECSGSCPEFSPEPPAWRTKGWPIEGGPGKGIRRVLDRRRERARSRATGATRGSRR, from the coding sequence ATGACGTGCGAGCGGATCGACCACGAGTTCGGCTTCGAGCTCCGGGTCTGTCGGTGGGTCGAACGCCGGTGGCCCCCCGAGGGCGGTCGACGGGTGCCGGTCGTGGTTTCGCGCCAACTCGGCACCCGTGACCGGCGCTGGGACACGATCGTCCTCGAAGTCGATTCGGAGGGACTCGAACGCCGCTCGCGCTTCGGCCGCGAGCGGCTCGATTCGGACCTCCTTTTCGTCGTCCGGAACGCGCCCGCCGAGTGGAGCTACTACCGCGACGTCCTGCCGGATCCGGGCTACCCGTGGCGCTACGTTCGAGAATCGATCCACGAGGCCGACGAGCGGGGGATCCTCGACACCAGAAAACGGAGCAATAGGATCGAGATCCGCCGACGGTTCGAGTATCCCGACTGGCTATCGAGAGTCATCGCTATCGAGAACAAACCCGACCTGGACGCGAGCGCCGCCCGCGCGCTGTCGGACCAGTTGGAGCGTGACGTGGCGATGGCGCTCGCCGACGAGGTCTGGGTCGCCACCCGTGCGACGGGCGAGCGCGTCGAACCCGCCTTGCTGGAGGACCTTCCCGTCGAGGTCGGGATCCTCGTCTTCTCGGAGGGCGAGGCGAGCGTGCGCTGGCACCCCCGTCGGCTCCCCCCCGAGAAACCGGGAACGAGGATCACGGAACGTCCCTCGGGAGGCGATCACGACCGCTCGGCCGCCCGCTTCGAGTACGTTTCCTCCAAATGGAAGGCCGACAAACGCCTCGCGATCGCAGAACGCGCCTACGAGCGGGGCTGGCGCTCCTACGTCGACACGATGCGCCCGGACTGTCGACAGTTCGAGGGGCGGATCGATTCCGGGGCGCTCGTCCCCCACTGCGCGGCGAAATGCCACGAACCGACCGCCGTCGAGTGTTCGGGCTCGTGTCCGGAGTTCTCCCCCGAGCCTCCCGCGTGGCGCACGAAGGGCTGGCCCATCGAAGGCGGGCCCGGCAAGGGGATCCGGCGAGTGCTCGACCGCCGCCGGGAGCGCGCCCGCTCGCGAGCGACGGGGGCTACTCGAGGATCTCGACGGTGA
- a CDS encoding DUF5797 family protein, translated as MTLSEEATERLADVVALQPTKNGELQERWGLESGSEVHQYLENELSAYYYRDEDSLIRATPDAADLVDVDPGIEGGDGGTVIRVPELQGRVFEVLAGPDERSQSVVSVLQDLRSEFGIDPEAGDVRSALQSLKRKGIVEVEYRTVPTFRKTAPREDVTVEILE; from the coding sequence ATGACACTCTCGGAGGAGGCAACGGAGCGCCTCGCGGACGTCGTCGCGCTTCAGCCGACGAAGAACGGCGAACTCCAGGAGCGCTGGGGGCTCGAAAGCGGCAGCGAGGTCCACCAGTACCTCGAAAACGAGCTCTCTGCGTACTACTACCGCGACGAGGACAGTCTCATCCGGGCCACGCCCGACGCCGCGGACCTCGTCGACGTCGACCCCGGCATCGAGGGCGGCGATGGGGGAACCGTCATCCGCGTGCCCGAACTCCAGGGGCGGGTCTTCGAGGTGCTTGCAGGTCCCGACGAGCGCTCACAGAGCGTGGTCTCGGTGCTACAGGACCTCCGTTCGGAGTTCGGAATCGACCCCGAGGCCGGCGACGTGCGCTCGGCGCTCCAGAGTCTCAAGCGAAAGGGGATCGTCGAGGTCGAGTACCGGACCGTCCCCACGTTCCGGAAGACGGCCCCCCGCGAGGACGTCACCGTCGAGATCCTCGAGTAG